The following is a genomic window from Aquificota bacterium.
AATAATAAACATACCCACCTGGTTCCGATGACCTTGGACATAAACGCCCTTCTTACCCTTTTCCTCGTTTATATGAGGGTTGCTACCTTTCTTATAATGGTTCCAGTCTTTGGAAAGGAGTTTATACCAAACACCTTTAAGCTTTTCCTTGCAACGGCCTTAGGCTTTGCCCTTTTTCTTTATTCTGACATAAAGCCCTTAGAGTTTCCAACCACAGCCCACTTTTTCTTAGCCTTGCTAAAAGAGTTTCTTTTTGGCTTTACTGCTGGCCTCATGCTTAGGCTACTTTTTGATGCCATGCAGATGGCCGGTGAGTTTATAAGCATAAACATGGGCCTTAGCTTGGCCACAATTTTTAACCCTCAACAGCCCCAAACTACGGTAATTTCCTTCTTCTTTTCCCTCCTTGCCACGCTTATCTTTTTATCCCTTGGCGGTACAGAGATCGTTCTGCTTGCTATGGTAAAAAGCTTTGAAAGAATGCCCCCCGGCGCCTTTAGTATTTATAGTATAAACTCTGAGTTCTTTCTAAACTTTTTTTATGAGAGCTTTCTTTTGGCCTTCAAAGTAGCCCTTCCAGTTATGGTTGTGATGCTACTTTTTAACTTAATACTTGCCTTAGTAAACAGGTTTATTCCACAGATAAACGTTTTTATTGTGGGCCTTCCTATACAGATATTTATAGGCCTTTGGGTGCTCATACTTTCTATGCCTGTTATACTTTGGGCCTTCTCTTCTCATACTAGGGAGTATATAATTAAATTTGTAGCCCTACTTGGTGGTTAAATATGGCGCAAGAGAATAAAACAGAAAAGGCTACGCCTTATAGGCGTAGGAAGCTTAGGGAGGAAGGAAATGTAGCAAAAAGCCCAGAGCTTGCCTCTTCTATTACTGTCTTTTTATCCTCTATAGTCCTTTTCTTCACCGGTGCCTATCTCTTCTATGAAGTTGTCGGCCTTATACGCCTTATTATGGAAAACCCATATGTAGGATATTCTTCAATCTTTGGATTGTTGAGCCAAAGCCTTCCACGGTTGCTTCTTCCCTTTTTCCTAATAGCAGTGCTTGCGGTCATACTTGTTCATATAGGACAGTTTGGCTTTATTTTTACCTTAAAACCTCTACAGTTTAAGTGGGAAAGATTAAACCCCTTTGAAGGATTAAAAAGATTGTTCTCTTTAAACACCCTATTTGAGCTTGTAAAGAATACACTAAAGGTTTCCTTGTTTATCATAGTTTCCTACTTTCTTGTAAAAGGAGATATAGACCATCTGCTTACTGCGCCCTCCGAGGACGCCCTTAGCTTTATACTCTATCTACTTAAGCTCATCTTTAAGATAGTGATAACGCTAAGCATCTTTGCCATACTAATATCCGTCCTTGACTATGGATATAAGAGGTGGGACTATGAAAGAAGGATAAGGATGAGTAAGGAGGAGGTAAAGGAAGAGTACAAACAGCATGAGGGCAACCCACAGATAAAAGGTGCGATAAAAAGAAGGATGAGACAGCTTGCCCGTGGAAGGATGATGCAAGAGGTGCCAAAGGCGAGCGTGGTCATAACAAACCCAACCCACATAGCCATAGCCCTTAGGTATGACCCAGAAAGGGGTGATAAGGCTCCCAAGGTTTTGGCAAAGGGAAAGGGTATCGTGGCAGAAAGGATAATTGAGGTGGCTCAAGAGCATGGCGTTCCAATAATTAGAAAGGAAGAGTTGGCAAGGGCCATGTATCCTTTGGTTGAAGTTGGTGAAGAGATACCACCAAGGTTTTATAAGGCTGTGGCAGAGATAATAGCCTTTATAATGTTTAGGAAGAAGAGGGTGGCGGTATGAGTGAAATGGGTAAAGTTCTGTTGCTTATGGGCCTTATCCTTATAATCTTAGGCCTTCTGCTTACCTTTTTTGAAAAGTTACCCTTTGGGCTTGGAAGGCTTCCGGGAGACATACTTATAAAAAGGGATGGCTTTACCTTCTATTTCCCTATAGCCACTTCTTTGGTGTTAAGCATACTTTTTTCTTTACTTCTTATGCTTTTGGTAAATCTTTTGAAAAGATAAGTGGCGGAGCCGACGGGACTTGAACCCGCGCCCTCCGGCTTGACAGGCCGGCGTTCTGACCGGGCTGAACTACGGCTCCTACAGATTTATATTATATCACCTTTTTAGAAGAAGTGTAG
Proteins encoded in this region:
- a CDS encoding DUF2905 domain-containing protein is translated as MSEMGKVLLLMGLILIILGLLLTFFEKLPFGLGRLPGDILIKRDGFTFYFPIATSLVLSILFSLLLMLLVNLLKR
- the fliR gene encoding flagellar biosynthetic protein FliR, with protein sequence MTLDINALLTLFLVYMRVATFLIMVPVFGKEFIPNTFKLFLATALGFALFLYSDIKPLEFPTTAHFFLALLKEFLFGFTAGLMLRLLFDAMQMAGEFISINMGLSLATIFNPQQPQTTVISFFFSLLATLIFLSLGGTEIVLLAMVKSFERMPPGAFSIYSINSEFFLNFFYESFLLAFKVALPVMVVMLLFNLILALVNRFIPQINVFIVGLPIQIFIGLWVLILSMPVILWAFSSHTREYIIKFVALLGG
- the flhB gene encoding flagellar biosynthesis protein FlhB: MAQENKTEKATPYRRRKLREEGNVAKSPELASSITVFLSSIVLFFTGAYLFYEVVGLIRLIMENPYVGYSSIFGLLSQSLPRLLLPFFLIAVLAVILVHIGQFGFIFTLKPLQFKWERLNPFEGLKRLFSLNTLFELVKNTLKVSLFIIVSYFLVKGDIDHLLTAPSEDALSFILYLLKLIFKIVITLSIFAILISVLDYGYKRWDYERRIRMSKEEVKEEYKQHEGNPQIKGAIKRRMRQLARGRMMQEVPKASVVITNPTHIAIALRYDPERGDKAPKVLAKGKGIVAERIIEVAQEHGVPIIRKEELARAMYPLVEVGEEIPPRFYKAVAEIIAFIMFRKKRVAV